TCCTTGCACCCCTGAgcacctgctccagcctcccTGGCAAAAGGAGGCACCAAAACAATCACCGTGggctttccctgccttttcatACTGCAGGTGACACCAGCATATGTTAAAATTATCCCCTTGCTCAGTTTCCCCCAGCCAGCTATCGCTTTGCACAGTACCCACCTGAAAACCACTGGCCCTGGCTTAGAGGAAGAGCTTGTTGTGGTGAAATACTTAAAACTACAATATCTCATTCTGCTGGCTGCAGAAATTGTTGgtgaatgaaaagcaaataaaaggatCCCCAAAgattgtatatattttaaaaagcaagcaaggagaagaaaataaaccctcCCACGCTTTTCAAAGCAGTCTTGGGACTTTTGGGCTTGAATAGCAAACACAGGGGATCATTTACAAGTGgcatttttcctaatttcctaTTCTGCCTTTTAATACTTACTCAGAAAGAATAGGGGCTTTGCATTACAATCGGCTTGAAAGATTACGGAGGCAGAAACAACCCCCTGCCCTACCTGCAGCCTGGCGCTGGTTATTTTAAGTTACGACTGGAGACTGACCCAGTTTAAGTGGGTGCGAAAGGTTACCTGAGCGCTCTCGCTTCACTGCCTCTCATCTTTGGCAACTGAATTTTCCCCAGCCGTGCCTGTGCGAAACGGTCTTCCAGTCCCCTCTGCTGGCTACAGCTTGCTGGGGAGCTGCACCGTTGCACCGCGCAGCGCCTCGATGGGCGCTGCAGGAGAGCACACGCTGCATGGGGATGAACCGGCCCGCTAAGGAGACACCAGGGAGCTTTCCCGCACCCCCATCTCCGCACCTTTAATAGAAGCACCTGGCACCTCTCTTACAGGACAGCATCGCAAGAATGGGTGAAAAAGTGAGACAAATGGATAATATTAAACCTCTGCCTGGCCTGTGAAAATTGAGGCATCCTTTTGAGAGCAAATGATCTCCTCACAGGGAATGTATGGATTGAAATGTTTGCTGACTTTATGATCAAATATCACCCGCAACTGTTTGTGGCACGTGTTCCTAcaagccctgtggtgtgtccctCCTGTAGGCTGGCTGCTTGTGCTCTCCACCACTGCAGTCAGCTGCAAAGCCACAGGCAGAGCAACCCCTAAAGCTCCTTTACTGACTTACCCACAGCAGCTGGGATCCAGTTTTGAAGCGATCAAGGCAATATTTCCTCCAGGGGATGCAAAACGACATTTGGAGAGAGACTGTGCAGAAAGTCAGGGCTGATGCATCTGGAGAACCGAatggagccagcagcacagggcaggggctgctcatAGTGATGTGGGGCATGGGTGTAGTTCATGGTGTCCAACTGCACATGCTGAGCAGTGCAAATCTAGAAGAGAGGGGAAGTTTTCCTCCTGGGTGCAGAGAGCTGGTTTGGGAGGCTACTGCCGAGAAGGTCAATTCTGACCAGCTAATACTGACCGGAGTGGACAGTCACTCTCCATAGCCGGCAGCGTGCCAGCGCTCTCTGCCAGCCGGCCCGTCTGAGGAGGAAACCCAAGTGACAACCCTGATAACAGCCCCTGCTTGTGGCCAGAGGCCCAGGGGCCCCGCACAGGAAGCCAGAGCCTGCATCGAGCCCATAATGGGGCCCCATGCTCCTGCCCAATTTACAGGATTGCTTTGCACGCACAAACCCCCAGTGCCGAAAAGCACTGCATACCCCACGCCCCGGAGCAAGCATGGGCACCACAAAGGGATATAGTAGAAAAACTAAaggtttatttacttttttaataaaatacatccTTACAAAATAACCATTTTTCTCCCATGCTGAGGGACTGGGCATGGGTTTTGCCAGCTCTCCTACCCTCCCCTTCTCCTCATTTGGAGCTGCCcaagggtgctgctggggaaggagaggcagCGATGCTCTCCCCAGGGGCTTCAGGGTGCAGGATGCCCTGGCACGGCCCCAGCACAGCGGGAGCGCACAGCAGGAGCCCTTTGGGAGCGTCTGCAAAGGCAGCAGACCCCAGTTCCTGCAGCAGGGATGGTGGAGTGTCCCGAGAGTGCCTTCGTGGCTCCCTGGTGCCCAACACAAGTTTAACCCACCCGCAGCATCGCAGCGTGTCCCACCACCGGCTGGCTAATGCAGGCTGGTGACAAGGGATGATGACTGTGTTctagaagaagaggaggaggagaaatagGGTGCAGGTTCATCGGTCAGTGTGGATTCTACCAAGAGAGAGAGGTGCACAGTGATTTCTGGTGTCttgccccccgctgcccctctTCAAGTGATGCTGCCATCGAAGATGCGATGTCAGTCCCACATCTACACCCAGTGCTGTCCTGGGAAACGCTGACCCTGGGTTAGACATAACAGCCCAGGGCTCAGATCTCCTCCTGGAGCcctgctgccttcccaggggctttGGGAGAGCCCCAAAACCCACAGCCCTCACCCCTGCCAGCCAGACctagcagggctggggaaacaCTGCTCACCTTTCACTGCACGTTGTCCAGCTCCTTTTGCTTCTTATGTGACTTCGACTGGggattaaataaaagaaaacaatgattctatgacagaCCTGCCCCTTTCTAATGCCAGGGAAAAATGTGGTTGAACAGCAACTTCCAGACTTCAGTGTATAAGCATATTTTCAGATGAATTTGTGGGGAGCTGTTTTTGTCTCCTATGAAAGGCCATGAAATATCCCGCAGTCATGAAGATgttctcagaaagcagaaaaggggACATTTTCCAGTTTGCTAAAGCACTGGTCTGTCTCTGCTTCCCTTAAAGCAATGCAAGTGTTACCAGACACAGGAATGTCTGGGGATAAAGGAAGGGAATAAAGTTATTAAGGGAGTCACATAGAATATCTCTGTAATTTTGGAGAAGATATTAATGAATCCTGACCTCTGACAGTCCCAAGGGCTCAGGATTCCCATTAGCTCAGGGAGGCACATGaacatattttataaatgttgTTTCTGTCACAGCATCATTGTCCATGCACACATCCGCACACACAACCACCAGAGCCTTTGCAAGGGAGGGACATGGTGTTACTTACAGGCTCCTGTTCCGCATATTtgaatttcttctgcttgtAATAGTCCCGTCCTTGGAGAAAATGAAGCAGGAGCACATCACAGAGGACAGAGGCCTTAAATCAAAGCACAGTTAGGGTTGGAGCTGCCCTCCCAGCTCACCTGTGCCACCTTGTACTTCCAGCTTCTTCCAGTTTGCCCCACAAATTATGGTCCATTCCACTTCACCCCACAATGTGACAGCTGATAAAGATCGTACAGCCTCTGAGTGTCCATTTAGGACAGCAGTGAAGTGTGATGGGTTCAATACTGGGCAATTTAAGTCAACAGAAGTTAAGTGCTTCCACTTTAGGTATATGGAGAGCACAGCACCCTTTCGGTCATGCCAAAGTCTTTAATGACCATAACCAAATAGGATATTGGTTTTCTGTCATATGTGAAATATTGCCCATCACCTCCAAAACCCCCTCAGTACGGGCTCTAAATTGAAACTATCAAGATACCGAGACATGGCTCCACCACAAAAACCTGTGTCACCTCACTCGGCAGGGCAGCGGTTCCCGCCAGCAGAATTCACATCAGCCAGCAGGAATCTATTTTCTTGAGCTAGCgaggcaggagagcagctcctTCCTGCCTTTTGCCTGAACGGGAACCAGAATTTCACTGCCGCTCAGGGACACTTCCCCACAGATGTCATAAGGAAGGAGAATAATTTGAGAGTTTCCATACAGAGGCTGGAAATATTTGAACTTACCACTCCAAAAATACCAATTCCAGAGCCGATTGTGGTCATGGTTGGGATGATGTCAAATTTGCCTGCCTGAATAAAATCAGAGAAATGAGGTGATATGTTACAACAACACTGGGCAGGGgggggcagaaaaaaaaccaaaacaaaacaagtgcCATACTGTAGGTGAGGCTCAGCTAAAGAGCCTTGCAGCAACCCAAACTGAAACCACAGCACAGAAACAGGAGCTGGGTAAGAGCTGGTTTCAAGCTTATTGGTCAAACAGGAAAAGATGGTAGGTTGGTTTTAGGCTCACACAAATTGAAATTACTTTGCTTCCTGTATCTTTAATTTTAGAAAGTATACCTTTAATATATTCCCCGTGGGAACACAATGAGGAAAGCCTTCTctcccagggaagaaaaaagacaaaatagaaaaatgcaaatgttcaGCTCTTGGAAATATTAGTGAAGGGTTTTGACTTTCCAGTTCCCATGCAACCTATTGTTATGGTTTTTGGGACAAAACCACTGACCTGAGGAAACCACTCGCATTGTTTTTCTTGACCCCATGAGATTGTGGTGCTGTGTTACAGAGCTGGTACCTGCCTGGGGACACAACACTGGGAGAACCCAGCGCCTGGCCACCTTTACCTTGCCATTCACCAAAATGTCGAACCGGATCCCAAACACTTTGAAGAGCGTCCTCTTTTCTGTCCCGTTTTCTTTGTAGTATTTGGCATATCTGTCCAATTGGAGGGTGAGCATTAGTGGCCTGCCAGGGTGTCTAACAGCCCCCTGCAACCCAGTAGCATCAGGATCttggcaggagcaggacaggagtCTGGGGTTGTACAATCATGGATTGGTTCCTGACCTTCTCCTTAATACCCCAAAGGAGCTGAGCTTTTGGCAGCTCTACCCttcgtgcctcagtttccctgcctGCAAGTTGGAGCTAAAGCTCATGTTTGAGTTGATACTCAGTGACCACAAGTGCTACGTGACAGCAGATATTAGTGCAGCGCTAGTGGCAGCTTCCCATTCCCTAAATGTCACCCTGTGGCTGAATGCTTCGAAGTGTGGGAACATGAGAGGTGACCTTGCGCCATCTCCCATCTTTCAAGGGCTTCCTGAGAGCTCAGCTGAGCAGGAGAGAAtgcaaaggagaggaaatgtACAGGGAAAGGCAACAGGGTAATTATGAGGCCAAGGAACAGGTTATCACTGTTCTCATGCCATTCTAAAGAAAGCACAGCTGTCTGGCACTGCGAAGTTGGTGGGTATTTTGGAGAACAGCCCCTGATCTTCCACCATCCCTTGCGTGCTCTGGGATCCTGAAAGATGTCACCTCTGAATTCTGCCTGGAGAGTTAACAGGGGTCTCCTTACCTGAAGTTAAAGCCTGGTGAAACATTACTGTCATCGTTGTAAAGGCCGTGGAACTGGTAAATGGGTTTACAATACCGAATGGGCCAGTCGAGGTCACAGTTCCAGTCTATGGTGATTCCCACCACTCCACCCTGCAGCCGAGAGAGGAGTCACAAGGTTGCCCCATTCGGCCCAACCTCCTTGGACCTAGCCTGCTTCTGCCCTAAATGCTGGATACACAACGAAATTCAAGGTCATAGAGCAGAGTGAAATGGACCCatggaaataagaagaaaacctCCTCTAGGAAGGTTTTCTGCTAGGAAATGAAGCAGTCCCTCCTGAGCTCGGTCCAGCTTGTGCCTAGCTGTGCCCCAGAGGCTTGTCTTTTTGCACCTTTACTATGTGCAAGCCTCTGAATTTATTTAATGCCTGGCAAAGCTAGTTTAAGACTCCGCAGTGCACAAACAGCAAATACTCTTGCATACCAGCCTGAGAAGCATTGGGTAAAGCTGCATCTCTGAGCCCAGGGAGAGGCTGCAGTTTGCACTGTGCGATGACCAGTATATGACCATCCAGCCAAGGCTTTCGAGCTCAGTTGGATGGGATTTGGCCACCCAGCTCTAATTATTCCTTGCAGAAATTAGAACAAACGGAACCCTAGACttattgccagcaggtcaaaTCTTGTTAATCTTACAGGGGAGTTTCCAAGAAAGACTTAAATATTAGGCCATGTCCAAGGAAATTAATTCTCTTTAAGAGCTAATTCTGACACTGCCTTGCAAGTCCTTGAGAAAACAGATCCCTCACATCTTAACAGCTCAGGGACAATTGCTCTGTTGGTGTCCTGGGAGGACAAGAAACATCATTTGAAATGGAAGTACCTTAACAGCCAGGGTTGTAAAATTCTGACCCGATTCCTTCACTATGTATCCCACGTCAAACACGGGGCATAAGGTATCGGTGACTTTGTGATAGGTGCATTTCTTCAGGTACTGCTTGGTAACGCCCTCAACCAAGTTGCGCCTGTAAAGGAAAAGAGAGTGAGAAAGTATGCATAACCCAATAATTTGGCtgggaaaggacctctggaagTCCCTGGTCCAACCCATTGCTCAAGGCCAGGTAACTTCAAAGCTCAGGGCTTTGTCCTTCTCCCCCATGTGCTCAGCAGAACCTGCACATGGAGAGTGGGCCctttcctccagccctgcctgaccTCATCTAGCAACCTCTTCTCATGTTCCTCAGCTTTGCAAACCCTCCCGTGGCCTCCACcatccctcccagctgcttctgcCATTCGCATGTCAGCTCATCCATGGGTTCTGCCAGGCAATGCTCTGTGCACCAACAGCTTTCATCTAGGACAGCTCATGGATCACATATCCCACAGCTTTTACATTTAGCTGGATTTTACCATCTCCTCCAGAAAGGGTGGAAAGGGAAGGACAATGTCTTGCCTTCCACCCTGCTCTTTTGCCTAAAAATAGTCTTTCTGTGGAGCCTCCCTGAACCAGATGGTTCTATAAGCCTTGTGCCTTGCTTAACCCCATCCCATCGTTTATGCTCAGCAGTTAATTAGCCGTTGTGATCAAAGGCAGGAAGTTTCCCCATGACCCCAACTggctccagctcagcccctgcaaCAGCAGCCAGCCCGGCTGCCCCCACCTCCCAGGATGTGCTGTCCCCCAGCATGTCCCCTTGTCCTGCTCAGGTTGCCACCTCTCCTTGCTGCTCATGTGGGATCCCTTCTCCCAGACACCTCTCGGGGTGCAGCTCAAGACTTTGCCAGGCGTGTCGGCTGCCAAGGGATTTAACCTTGGCTGCAGCGCAGACGCGATCGACTTAGGAATCTGCTCTCTTCAGCACAAATAGCTTCTGTTAATTTGTTCCAAATCAGATACATAATCTGTGTCATCACATATCCTCTCACGTGCATGTTTTCAGCCGGTGGCACCGTTTCCGGCGCTGCCTGGAAGGGGCTGACCCTACAACCCGCTGCACAAACAGCTGGGAACCATGACGGTAAGAGGGGCCTCTGctcatttttcagcagaaagctCGTCCTGACTGCTCACATGCCACTGAGGCACTTAGTAGTTTACTGTTATCTTtgtggaggaaaagggagaagaaaaatgaagaatcaGAGCAACTATATTTTAATGTGCATCATATGAGGGTAACTCAGGGGACATTAACTCCAGAAAACTTCTTCCCTGTAACCAGAGCTACCAGCTGAGGTGGGACAGATTTGGGAAGGAAATGTCTCAGTTTCTATCAGCTAATCTGGCAATCGGTGCAGCAGTGTGAGTAGACCTGGGCTTGCTGATGAGCATCCTCTGCACTGAGCATCCAGCTACACCCATTATTTCCCCTTAGGGACACAGCTGGGGGAACCGAGCAGAAgctgtcccccccaaaccctcccctACCTCGACACCTTGAACCTGGGGAAGGTGATGCTGTTCTTGATGAACAAAGTgaatttctctgcttctgaCAACAGGGCAGGTCTGAAAAACACAAATGTTGCCATGCATCCATCACTTGGCTCTCTGGTCTCCAGTGAAAGCCCCATTTGCTGGAGATTCATCCAAACAGGGACAAGTAGGACCCAGAAGAAGTTATGATCTTGTCCCTGTGCTTTCTAAGTGAAAGATGCCCACGAGGTCCAGAAAAGCCCCAAGAAAGTGTGGAAATGCCTGTTAGGAGACACAGAGAGAGTTAGGTGCTGGGATTTCAGTTAGGAAACCCCAAAAGCACATTGAGGTGGTTGGAAGAGAGCTCAAGGGCCTGCACGCTTCCCTGAGCTCCTTGGCAGACCCAGGGATGCCCCTGTGGCCCCTCTGTGAGGAGGGGAGCATCTACCAGGAGGTGTTTCCCAGTGGTCCATGGAGGCAGGAGTTGGAGAACATCCCATGGGCAGAGCACAAATTTACTCTGAAGGCAAACGGCGTAGATGGGGGTTGCTGGCCAATGCACAGAGCATCCAGCAAAGATAGGATGAGCTACCAGCAAGGTGGGGAGCAAACCACACCAGGAGAGGCACAAAGCCCCTGGGGACAATGGGCAGCATGTACAGCCACAGGGTCTGCACCCACCCAGCGACCGCAGAGCCCCGGCTTGCTCTGCCCTACACCGagtgctgctggtgcagctggGGTGGGACCGGGGTGGAAGATGGGTCAACAAAAATCATTCCTTACTTGGGAATGTGGTAATCAACTTCAACAGGGCACCAGCCAAAGATCTCGCAGGTCTTCATGGAGCTGTTGAAATTCACACACTTGCCTGTCATGAGGCCTGTGGGGAAGAAAGGGCTGCTCACACCCCTGGATACTAGGATGGATGGGATCTGGTTGGAGCTTCAGCCCTGCCACAGGCATCCCAGGCACAAAATACTCAGGGCTTTGGTGCCTCTTTGTAAAAAGGGTAATTAAATACAGCCTCTTGGCTCTGGGTTCCTCTTGTGCTATTGGACAAGAGAGCAACCGGACATTTTTCTTGCTAAATACACATCAGAAAATGCCTGTCTGTTAGAAAGATAGCACTCTGGGGAAACATTTAACCTTTTGTTGGGAGGGTGTTTTACAGCCCAGCTATCTTTCCGAAGAGAAAAGCAGGACTGGCCCAGGCAGGACCCTCACCCGGGATGTCAGAGGCTTTTCCCAAACCCCATCACTGGCCCAAACATCACCCCCCAACAcgccagccctgcagctttgTCAGAGCACGCTGTGCTCAGCGCACCTCCCCAGACACTCTGGTGCCAGAGCCTTGGAGCCCCGTGTCGTACCTTGTCCCTGCCGGCTGTATTTCCCTTTGCTGCAGTCGCTGTCCTGCGTGCAGAACCCGTCGTCCGGCAGCTGTTTGGAGAAAGCAGGTGACTGCCTCTCAGCATCTCACCCTGTGGTTTTggtccctctgtccctcctgCCTCACCAGGCAGTGTTTTCCTTGGGGGAAACACTGGCTGCAGCCAGAACCTTGTCCATACAGCACTTCCCAACCAAGGATGTCCAGATTAAGCAGGAAAAAGAGGGGATTTCCTTTTTAAACCTCAAGCAGATGCTTTTATTTAAGCCTCAAGGCTCCTCTGCTTGATCATgtcaaagggaagaaaacttaAATGGATGCTGGTCATTCTTCAGCAGAATAAAAGCCTTCACGTAGCATTCGCAAGTCAGGAACGATAACATGGGGCCAGACTCAAGCTTTTACTAAACCTCTCACTGTCAGAAaaatgtccccagtgccaccaccaTAACCCCCCGACATTACAGAAGcggaggctgctgaaggaagcCAGTGCATTTACCTCTGGGCAAGTTTCTTGTTTCTGTCCAGGGGTGACAATGAAGTTGGTCATCACCACGAACGAGCTGTCGCCCTGTGGAAACACAGCCAAGGAGCTCACAGACGGCATGGTGGTTTCTGACGGAGTCTTTGTGAGGAGCCTCTCCCTGGGACAAGGAGTGGGGCACCCAAACCACCAGGGCACTTCCAGGCAGGTAGCACCTTTCTCCATAACTTTGGGTCCTCCATCTTCCTCCGCTGCAGCATGGGAAGCTGGTGGTGACCTTGGGCAGCTGCAGTGCCACCGGCCCCAGAGACAGTGGAGGACCATCCTTCCTGCCCAAGATGCTCATCTAGAGGCACTGGAGAAACCTTGATCTCTTTGGAGGCAGCCTCAAATGTGCCACATCAACCACGGCAGGTCTCAAGCACCAAGTGCTGCCCAGGGGTGATACCTGACAGAGGTTTGTGGCAGGAGCAACTTGCTTTCCACCACAGGGACATGTCATGGTTAGCCCCATAGACAGTCTACCCTAAGGAGCCCATCTGCACCCAGCACATGGGGAAAAGCAGCCGTCGGGACAAAAGCAACCCTCCCAACCCCCCCACCCTGCTTACCTGGGGTGGGAAAACATAATCCACCACGTCCCAGATGTGAGGGCCTAGGATACTCTCGTTGGTCAATGTCAGGCCTTTCAGCTTCACCGAGACCGAGCTGACAATGCTGTCCTGAGACTGGTAGCCCTTCTCGTAGAGGAAAACCCACCTGGGTAGGGAAAGGCATTGGGGTGAGCATGGACACCAGCATTCATCTGTGGAAACCCCATGTCCTAGCACAACACTTTGGACTGAGGCTTCTCCTACCAAGTCTCACCTGGGGTTTTATTTGCCAAATCTCCTCCAGCTGGGTGAGGGATGTATGTGGAGTTCTCCCACCCTTTGCCTGAGGCATGTGGTAGCTGCAGGACCCGACTTCTGTGGTGAGATGATTTATTTTGGGCACTGGGACACATTTTGTGGATGTGTGAAGGCAGGTGGAACAAGGTGGCCATCAGCCATTTGGGATTAAAGCCTATGGGAGGTTTGCAGCTTGCTGGGCTCAGTGACCCACCGGGACCCTCCTGATCCACTTCACAGGCACTCTCCAAAAAACAGTGCCTCCAGGGGCAGGACAGGGGTAAGTCTGGACACAGCTCTTGTCCAGGGCCACCATTCCCCATCCAGCAAAGGGAACCCTGGAGCTGTGGCCCTGGCTGCAAGAGGGCTGCAGGAGCATGTTGGGGACACTGCTGTGGCTGGCATGGGGCCCTCCCTGCATTTCCCAGCCCGTCATTTGGGCTGGCTCCTGACACTATTTAACCTATAGCATAAACACGCTGCTGCTGGATTAACTCTGGCTATAAACATGGGTGAGCGACCATTTCGGGTAGCGCTCCCGGCAGCGCGGAGCGTTCCTGGCGCTAAAAAAGGAGAGATCTGGTTTTTGTCGCCGCTGCCGCGGGCACTGGTCCCGCTGGCTGCAACAGAGGCAGCGCGTTGCCCGTGGGACAGTCTGTGACACCAGCCTGTCCTCGGGCACCTGACCGACAGGCATCGGGGAGAATGGGGGAACCCTGGCTGCTGCCCAGAGCTCTGCCCTGTAGGTAACGGACCTTACGGGGTCCTCTTAGGGATGGTGCTTTTTTGCTTGCAGCCCCATTGGCATCCTGGGACAGGGGGTGAGGGGAACTCAGGGATGGTACTGCTGCCACCCCAGCTGGGACGCCCAGCTCCAACCTCCTCCCCCAAGGCACAGGACCATACTGTGTTATACTGGCTACAACGGACATCACCATAGTGGAGTGTTTCCCTAAATCTGCCCTGCAGCACAGTCTCTGCCGCTGGCACCTCATCCCTCCCTGGCAGAGGTGACAGTGGGCACACAGGGCTGGGCACCCCCCTGTGACACAGCCTCCCCATGGCATGGCAGGATGTGGCTCCCACCCTATTACTGAGCTGTGGTCACAGCAAACAAGGTGTCATTTCCCTGTCATGCTGTAAATGCTGCATCAAGCTCTGCCCGGCTGGTACAAGTCCCCTGGTGTCACTCCCCGATGTGGCAGAGTCACCAAGCCTCATCCTGCAGCTCAGCCCGCAGCCTCCTTGCATGAGAGATTTTTGGGAAACGAAAGCCAGAAAGCGATATGCAGCTGGGGAGTGATGGCAAGGCCTGGCCAGCAGTGATACTGCCTTATCTCAGCGTATTGGTGGAAAGAAGAGCAGGCAGaggacagagctgctccccaagGGTGATGCCACGTCTCTCAGCGGGGTCAGCCCCATGTCCCTCCTCTGCACTGGTGGCACTgccacccccagcacagccatgcATTGGCACGCATCCCCACAAGCATCCCATGCCTGCTGCCTGTGGGGACCAAAGCTCGGGtaattgtaaataaataaatatctgccTGTCAAACTTGCTTTCAAAGAAGCGAAAATCTCAAGTGTCGTGGCTCAGTGTGAGCAGGGAATGGGACGCAGTGCTGTGGGTAGGGAGGGGATGCTGGA
The Caloenas nicobarica isolate bCalNic1 chromosome 17, bCalNic1.hap1, whole genome shotgun sequence genome window above contains:
- the P2RX1 gene encoding P2X purinoceptor 1, yielding MGQKCMEKVSSFLFEYDTPRMVLVRNKKVGLTFRLIQLIVLTYIIGWVFLYEKGYQSQDSIVSSVSVKLKGLTLTNESILGPHIWDVVDYVFPPQGDSSFVVMTNFIVTPGQKQETCPELPDDGFCTQDSDCSKGKYSRQGQGLMTGKCVNFNSSMKTCEIFGWCPVEVDYHIPKPALLSEAEKFTLFIKNSITFPRFKVSRRNLVEGVTKQYLKKCTYHKVTDTLCPVFDVGYIVKESGQNFTTLAVKGGVVGITIDWNCDLDWPIRYCKPIYQFHGLYNDDSNVSPGFNFRYAKYYKENGTEKRTLFKVFGIRFDILVNGKAGKFDIIPTMTTIGSGIGIFGVASVLCDVLLLHFLQGRDYYKQKKFKYAEQEPSKSHKKQKELDNVQ